A genomic segment from Paralichthys olivaceus isolate ysfri-2021 chromosome 22, ASM2471397v2, whole genome shotgun sequence encodes:
- the LOC109641487 gene encoding basement membrane-specific heparan sulfate proteoglycan core protein-like gives MKTTLLFLLTFINQTSADDRALPSLTSDSSQYFEYKNITLKCQHVDSDDWTVWRYTTDGLKMSQCGESWGSQVTSTCYMKTVKQSDSGVYWCQSKQGHSSNPVNITITSGSVILQSPVLPVAAGDNITLLCKKKTGPSNLPATFNKNGFQIRETPKGHMTIHNFSKQDEGAYECNVSAQEKSQLAWLLIKDDLGPVSLSVSPDWSQLKEYENLTLNCANYSHSHGWTIKRSTSTSESLSNCEDWGNHTPTGCLIKTVKEADTAIYWCESPARQRSTSINITVHNGPVILRSPALPVAAKENVTLFCIITTSPDNHPAVFYKNGVFLRKTPTHQMTIHFVSKSDEGVYKCKINDKESPPAQLFVTGGVKDGSIQHSLITLVIIRIVVILPYVVSTLLLVFVCRQRSTEIARPVSLTKPPPGEDDEGLEHDHIYQLYCRHIFHCKLKTHLFWLPLPPALWLGRFLFHWSLGTFNMKTTLLFLLTFINQTSADNRALPSLTSDSREYFQYENIRLKCQHVDSDDWTVWKYTTDGLKMSQCGESWGSQVTSTCYMKTVKQSDSGVYWCQSKQGHSSNPVNITITSGSVILQSPVLPVAAGDNITLLCKKKTGPSNLPATFNKNGFQIRETPKGHMTIHNFSKQDEGAYECNVSAQEKSQLAWLLIKDDLGPVSLSVSPDWSQLKKYENLTLNCANYSHSHGWTIKRSTSTSESLSNCEDWGNRTPTGCLIKSVKEADTAIYWCESPARQRSISINITVHNGPVILRSPALPVAAKENVTLFCIITTSPDNHPAVFYKNGVFLRKTPTHQMTIHFVSKSDEGVYKCKINDKESPPAQLFVTGGVKDGSIQHSLITLVIIRIVVILPYVVSTLLLVFVGRQRSTEIARPVSLTKPPPGEDDEGLEHDVVADITTEHHF, from the exons ATGAAGACGACGCTGCTCTTCCTCC TGACGTTTATTAACCAGACGTCTGCCGATGATCGAg ccTTGCCGTCTCTCACTTCTGACAGTAGTCAGTATTTTGAGTACAAGAACATCACACTGAAATGTCAACACGTGGACTCTGATGATTGGACCGTGTGGAGATACACAACAGATGG tttaaaGATGTCCCAGTGTGGGGAGAGCTGGGGCAGTCAGGTGACCTCCACCTGTTACATGAAGACAGTGAAACAGTCGGACAGTGGAGTTTACTGGTGTCAATCAAAACAGGGACACAGCAGCAACCCTGTCAACATTACCATCACCA GTGGTTCAGTGATCCTGCAAAGTCCCGTCCTCCCTGTGGCGGCAGGAGACAACATCACTctgctctgtaaaaaaaagactgGTCCCAGCAACCTCCCGGCTACTTTCAATAAAAATGGCTTCCAAATTAGGGAGACGCCCAAAGGTCACATGACCATCCACAACTTCTCCAAGCAAGATGAAGGAGCCTACGAGTGTAACGTCAGTGCCCAGGAAAAGTCTCAACTCGCCTGGCTGCTGATTAAAG ATGATTTGGGGCCagtgtctctgtcagtgtctcCCGACTGGTCACAGCTGAAGGAGTATGAAAACCTGACTCTCAACTGCGCAAACTACAGCCACTCACATGGATGGACCATCAAGAGGTCCACTTCCACAAGCGAGAGCTTGTCCAACTGTGAAGACTGGGGGAATCACACACCCACTGGCTGCCTCATAAAAACAGTCAAGGAGGCGGACACCGCCATCTACTGGTGTGAGTCGCCTGCACGGCAGCGGAGCACTTCCATCAACATCACAGTTCACA ATGGTCCAGTGATTCTACGGAGTCCCGCCCTTCCAGTGGCGGCGAAAGAGAACGTCACTCTGTTCTGTATAATTACGACTTCTCCCGACAAccatccagctgttttttataaaaatggCGTTTTTCTCAGGAAGACGCCCACACACCAAATGACCATACACTTCGTCTCCAAGTCTGATGAAGGAGTCTACAAGTGCAAAATCAATGACAAGGAGTCTCCACCTGCCCAGCTGTTTGTCACAGGTGGGGTCAAAG ATGGATCCATCCAACACTCCCTCATCACGTTGGTCATCATCCGCATCGTGGTCATCTTGCCATACGTTGTCTCAACGCTGCTCCTGGTGTTCGTTTGCCGACAGAGGTCCACAG AAATCGCCCGGCCTGTTTCCTTGACAAAGCCTCCACCTGGCGAGGACGACGAAGGATTGGAGCACGAT CACATTTATCAACTTTACTGTCGACACATCTTCCACTGCaaactaaagacacatctcttctggCTACCCCTCCCACCAGCTTTGTGGTTAGGaaggtttttgtttcattgGTCATTAGGAACATTCAACATGAAGACGACGCTGCTCTTCCTCC TGACGTTTATTAACCAGACGTCTGCCGACAATCGAg ccTTGCCGTCTCTCACTTCTGACAGTCGTGAGTATTTTCAGTACGAGAACATCAGATTGAAATGTCAACACGTGGACTCTGATGATTGGACCGTGTGGAAATACACAACAGATGG tttaaaGATGTCCCAGTGTGGGGAGAGCTGGGGCAGTCAGGTGACCTCCACCTGTTACATGAAGACAGTGAAACAGTCGGACAGTGGAGTTTACTGGTGTCAATCAAAACAGGGACACAGCAGCAACCCTGTCAACATTACCATCACCA GTGGTTCAGTGATCCTGCAAAGTCCCGTCCTCCCTGTGGCGGCAGGAGACAACATCACTctgctctgtaaaaaaaagactgGTCCCAGCAACCTCCCGGCTACTTTCAATAAAAATGGCTTCCAAATTAGGGAGACGCCCAAAGGTCACATGACCATCCACAACTTCTCCAAGCAAGATGAAGGAGCCTACGAGTGTAACGTCAGTGCCCAGGAAAAGTCTCAACTCGCCTGGCTGCTGATTAAAG ATGATTTGGGGCCagtgtctctgtcagtgtctcCCGACTGGTCACAGCTGAAGAAGTATGAAAACCTGACTCTCAACTGCGCAAACTACAGCCACTCACATGGATGGACCATCAAGAGGTCCACTTCCACAAGCGAGAGCTTGTCCAACTGTGAAGACTGGGGGAATCGCACGCCCACTGGCTGCCTCATAAAATCAGTCAAGGAGGCGGACACCGCCATCTACTGGTGTGAGTCGCCTGCACGGCAGCGGAGCATTTCCATCAACATCACAGTTCACA ATGGTCCAGTGATTCTACGGAGTCCCGCCCTTCCAGTGGCGGCGAAAGAGAACGTCACTCTGTTCTGTATAATTACGACTTCTCCCGACAAccatccagctgttttttataaaaatggCGTTTTTCTCAGGAAGACGCCCACACACCAAATGACCATACACTTCGTCTCCAAGTCTGATGAAGGAGTCTACAAGTGCAAAATCAATGACAAGGAGTCTCCACCTGCCCAGCTGTTTGTCACAGGTGGGGTCAAAG ATGGATCCATCCAACACTCCCTCATCACGTTGGTCATCATCCGCATCGTGGTCATCTTGCCATACGTTGTCTCAACGCTGCTCCTGGTGTTCGTTGGCCGACAGAGGTCCACAG AAATCGCCCGGCCTGTTTCCCTGACAAAGCCTCCACCTGGCGAGGACGACGAAGGATTGGAGCACGATGTTGTCGCTGACATCACCACCGAGCATCACTTCTAA